The following are encoded together in the Pseudomonas maumuensis genome:
- a CDS encoding LysR family transcriptional regulator — protein MNFSSDTILLFLAVLDRGSFSAAARALGRVPSAVSMAIGNLEAELGYALFERGSREARPTAQAQALEPHARLIAEQMGLLEVHALELSRGLESSLAIAVVPDIDQRPLLGAITRLGERYPLLDIELLAAPQEEALQLLDSGRVHLCLAFAGLQVDPRRSFQHIALESLVATLSPSHPALREGRIRNLEDLVNLRQILVRSRDLPLSDPRSLIGTSHWRTDSLDLALQMVEAGLGWGDLPLARVAPLIADGRLVRLKFQNTRNELQLPVNAFWLKQQPLGQAARTLVSLLAST, from the coding sequence ATGAACTTTTCCAGCGATACCATCCTGCTGTTTCTCGCCGTGCTCGACCGCGGTTCGTTCTCCGCTGCCGCACGGGCGCTCGGTCGGGTGCCCTCGGCGGTGAGCATGGCCATTGGCAACCTCGAGGCGGAGCTTGGCTACGCGCTGTTCGAGCGCGGATCGCGGGAGGCGCGACCGACCGCCCAGGCCCAGGCGCTGGAACCCCACGCCCGGCTGATCGCCGAACAAATGGGGCTGTTGGAGGTGCATGCACTGGAACTGTCGCGTGGGCTGGAAAGCAGCCTGGCCATCGCCGTGGTACCGGACATCGACCAGCGTCCGTTGCTCGGGGCCATCACCCGCCTGGGCGAGCGCTACCCGCTGCTGGACATCGAACTGCTCGCCGCCCCGCAGGAAGAGGCCCTGCAACTGCTCGACAGTGGCCGGGTGCATCTGTGCCTGGCCTTCGCCGGGCTGCAGGTGGACCCGCGCCGCAGCTTCCAGCACATCGCCCTGGAGTCGCTGGTGGCCACCCTGTCGCCAAGCCACCCCGCGCTGCGCGAAGGGCGCATCCGCAACCTCGAAGACCTGGTCAACCTGCGTCAGATCCTGGTGCGCAGCCGCGACCTGCCGTTGAGCGATCCCCGCTCGCTGATCGGTACTTCGCACTGGCGCACCGACAGCCTTGACCTGGCCCTGCAGATGGTCGAGGCAGGCCTGGGCTGGGGCGACCTGCCGCTGGCACGGGTGGCGCCACTGATTGCGGATGGACGCCTGGTGCGCTTGAAGTTCCAGAACACGCGCAACGAACTGCAGTTGCCGGTGAATGCCTTCTGGCTCAAACAGCAACCCCTCGGCCAGGCGGCCAGGACCTTGGTGAGCCTGCTGGCTTCGACATGA
- a CDS encoding PACE efflux transporter, translated as MQGLKRKLVYVTFYELIGLCMSTLGLAYLSDTQASHTGPLAVMITTIAMLWNLVYNSLFEWWESRQVARGRSLGRRVAHAIGFQLTLVVYLIPLIAWWLDMTVLEALMVDLAFIILVPCYTFVYNWAFDRIFGLPTSALATA; from the coding sequence GTGCAAGGACTCAAACGCAAACTGGTCTACGTGACCTTCTATGAACTGATCGGCCTGTGCATGTCGACCCTGGGCCTGGCTTACCTGTCTGACACTCAGGCCTCGCACACCGGCCCGCTGGCGGTGATGATCACCACCATCGCCATGCTCTGGAACCTCGTCTACAACAGCCTGTTCGAGTGGTGGGAGAGCCGCCAGGTCGCGCGCGGGCGTAGCCTCGGTCGACGGGTGGCGCACGCCATCGGCTTCCAGTTGACCCTGGTGGTATACCTGATCCCGCTGATCGCCTGGTGGTTGGACATGACCGTGCTGGAGGCGCTGATGGTGGACCTGGCATTCATCATCCTGGTGCCGTGCTACACCTTCGTCTACAACTGGGCGTTCGACCGTATCTTCGGGCTGCCGACTTCGGCGCTGGCGACTGCCTGA
- a CDS encoding GNAT family N-acetyltransferase: MNFTIAPVGAEHFDRLADLWEASVRATHDFLPEGYVERLRPLVREQYLGFVQLRAWRDGAGRIQGFAGVHEGKLEMLFVEPGCRGQGIGKALLAQTIDELGVREVDVNEQNPQAVGFYLKQGFVQVGRSEVDGQGDPYPLLHLKLEG; the protein is encoded by the coding sequence ATGAATTTCACTATCGCGCCAGTCGGCGCGGAGCACTTCGATCGGCTGGCCGATCTCTGGGAAGCTTCGGTACGGGCGACCCACGACTTTCTACCCGAGGGTTACGTCGAGCGCCTGCGCCCGCTGGTGCGCGAGCAGTACCTGGGTTTCGTCCAGCTGCGGGCCTGGCGTGACGGCGCTGGACGTATCCAGGGCTTTGCCGGGGTGCATGAGGGCAAGCTGGAGATGCTGTTCGTCGAGCCGGGCTGCCGTGGTCAAGGCATCGGAAAGGCACTGCTGGCCCAGACGATCGATGAGTTGGGCGTACGCGAGGTCGATGTCAACGAGCAGAACCCACAGGCGGTTGGCTTCTACCTGAAGCAGGGATTCGTCCAGGTCGGGCGCTCCGAGGTGGATGGGCAAGGCGATCCGTATCCGTTGCTGCACCTGAAGCTGGAGGGCTGA
- a CDS encoding isochorismatase family protein: MNVAKADALLLVDVQCAFMEGADAVPGHLALQQSIARLLGRARQAGVAVIFLQNDGAPGSPDAPHSAGWQLYFPPVRGEHVLFKTEDDGFLETGLQTLLDELGARRLALCGMLSEMCLAATARAALQRGYNVLLPHDAHATYDVPPGPGGSPGVPAALAARAAEWSLGDEVQILPGVEAVAFSLASTTGG; encoded by the coding sequence ATGAATGTTGCCAAGGCCGACGCCTTGCTGCTGGTGGATGTGCAGTGCGCCTTCATGGAGGGCGCCGATGCGGTGCCTGGCCACTTGGCCTTGCAGCAGAGCATCGCTCGCTTGCTTGGCCGTGCCCGCCAGGCTGGGGTGGCGGTGATCTTCCTGCAGAACGACGGTGCGCCAGGCAGCCCGGACGCCCCGCACAGTGCCGGTTGGCAGCTGTATTTTCCGCCTGTGCGGGGTGAACACGTGCTGTTCAAAACCGAGGACGACGGCTTCCTCGAAACCGGCTTGCAAACCCTGCTCGATGAACTCGGGGCCCGGCGCCTGGCCCTGTGCGGCATGCTCTCGGAGATGTGCCTGGCGGCCACTGCCCGCGCCGCGCTGCAAAGAGGCTACAACGTGCTGTTGCCTCACGATGCCCACGCCACCTACGACGTACCACCCGGCCCGGGCGGCTCGCCGGGTGTGCCCGCTGCCCTGGCAGCCCGGGCGGCGGAGTGGTCGCTGGGGGACGAGGTGCAGATCCTGCCTGGTGTCGAGGCCGTGGCGTTCAGCTTGGCCAGCACGACTGGCGGATGA
- a CDS encoding HD domain-containing protein — translation MSIAGIRIPDSAMTREITELVRDTASPLLFHHSSRVYYFAALAGRRLGLKYDAELLYCGCMFHDMGLTHTHSSDCCRFEVDGANAARDFLQQHGIDERDIERVWTAIALHTTPGIPEHMHPLIALVTAGVETDVLGLHHEGLAAGERDAVVVAHPRGERFKEAIIQAFYDGIRHKPQSTFGNVKADVIADKEPAFHPGNFCSIIRQSCWPS, via the coding sequence ATGTCCATCGCCGGCATTCGAATCCCCGACAGCGCCATGACCCGCGAGATCACCGAGCTGGTCCGCGACACCGCCTCGCCACTGCTGTTTCACCATTCCAGCCGCGTCTACTATTTCGCCGCGCTCGCCGGCCGGCGGCTGGGCCTGAAATACGACGCCGAACTGCTGTACTGCGGCTGCATGTTCCATGACATGGGCCTGACCCACACCCACAGCAGCGATTGCTGCCGCTTCGAGGTCGATGGCGCCAACGCCGCCCGTGACTTCCTGCAACAGCACGGCATCGACGAGCGCGACATCGAGCGGGTCTGGACGGCCATCGCCTTGCACACCACGCCGGGTATCCCCGAGCATATGCATCCGCTGATCGCGTTGGTCACCGCTGGCGTGGAAACCGATGTACTCGGCCTGCACCATGAAGGCCTCGCCGCAGGCGAGCGCGACGCCGTGGTGGTGGCGCATCCGCGCGGCGAGCGCTTCAAGGAAGCAATCATCCAGGCTTTCTACGACGGTATCCGCCACAAACCGCAAAGCACCTTCGGCAACGTCAAGGCAGACGTCATCGCCGACAAGGAGCCGGCATTCCACCCGGGCAATTTCTGCAGCATCATCCGCCAGTCGTGCTGGCCAAGCTGA
- a CDS encoding GlxA family transcriptional regulator, with amino-acid sequence MPITLAILAMPGVQLLDACGPLDVFAEANRQAGREAYRLSLLACEPGPLVSSSGARLLPDGWIGDALGPFDTLLIAGTPQAAEQHLRNGILDWLREHAASSRRYGSVCTGAFALAAAGLLDQRRITTHWAVAEALALRYPQVTVEADAIQVHDGKVRTAAGVTAGLDLALALVEEDLGRQVAKQVASQLVMYFKRPGGQLQFSRQGASSVAGRSALQGLQRYVAANPAQDHGVARLAARVGLSPRHFARLFQADVGMTPAAWVELARVNAARERLENGLEPPKQVAALCGFANADTLRRAFMRHVGVTPAEYRKRYARPV; translated from the coding sequence ATGCCCATCACCCTTGCCATTCTCGCCATGCCCGGTGTCCAGTTGCTGGACGCCTGCGGCCCGCTCGATGTCTTCGCCGAGGCCAATCGCCAGGCCGGGCGAGAGGCCTATCGGCTATCACTGCTGGCCTGCGAGCCCGGGCCACTGGTCAGCTCGTCGGGCGCCAGGCTGCTGCCCGATGGCTGGATCGGCGATGCCCTCGGCCCCTTCGACACCCTGCTGATTGCCGGCACGCCTCAGGCTGCCGAGCAGCACCTGCGCAACGGCATCCTCGATTGGTTGCGCGAGCATGCCGCCAGCAGCCGGCGCTACGGCTCGGTCTGTACCGGCGCTTTCGCCTTGGCCGCCGCCGGTTTGCTCGATCAACGGCGCATCACCACCCATTGGGCGGTGGCCGAAGCCTTGGCACTACGTTATCCGCAGGTCACGGTGGAAGCCGACGCGATCCAGGTTCACGACGGCAAGGTGCGCACGGCCGCTGGCGTCACCGCGGGGCTCGACCTGGCCCTGGCGTTGGTGGAGGAAGACCTGGGCCGTCAGGTCGCCAAGCAGGTGGCAAGCCAGCTGGTGATGTATTTCAAACGCCCCGGCGGGCAGTTGCAGTTCAGCCGCCAGGGCGCCTCGTCAGTGGCGGGGCGTTCGGCGTTGCAGGGGTTGCAGCGCTACGTGGCGGCCAATCCGGCCCAGGATCATGGGGTCGCTCGTCTGGCGGCGCGGGTCGGCCTCAGCCCGCGGCATTTCGCCCGGCTGTTCCAGGCCGACGTCGGCATGACCCCGGCGGCCTGGGTAGAGCTGGCGCGGGTCAATGCGGCGCGCGAACGCCTGGAAAACGGGCTGGAACCGCCCAAGCAAGTGGCGGCGTTGTGCGGCTTCGCCAATGCCGACACCCTGCGGCGGGCCTTCATGCGGCATGTCGGGGTGACCCCCGCCGAGTACCGCAAGCGCTATGCTCGGCCGGTCTGA